Proteins from one Pongo abelii isolate AG06213 chromosome 7, NHGRI_mPonAbe1-v2.0_pri, whole genome shotgun sequence genomic window:
- the LOC134761866 gene encoding uncharacterized protein LOC134761866, which translates to MMGHMQADAEEAHHKNGEWSILQRAEAAVDPGEQETQEISRSTRVTELESLLERRLLLLREQRFQGRIKAGVLITKMETKESIPDNFQKKLKHLEIIFTTKKAS; encoded by the exons ATGATGGGTCATATGCAAGCTGATGCTGAGGAAGCCCACCATAAGAACGGAGAATGGAGCATTCTGCAGAGAGCAGAG GCAGCTGTGGATCCAGGAGAACAGGAGACCCAGGAGATTTCCAGAAGCACGAGAGTAACT GAACTTGAGAGTTTATTAGAGAGAAGACTCCTACTGCTTAGAGAACAGAGATTTCAAGGAAGGATTAAGGCTGGTGTCTTGATAACAAAGATGGAGACAAAGGAAAGCATTCCAG ATAACTTTCAAAAGAAACTCAAACATTTGGAAATCATTTTCACTACCAAGAAAGCAAGTTAA